The proteins below are encoded in one region of Nitrospira sp.:
- the lysA gene encoding diaminopimelate decarboxylase: MEDFIYRHNELYCEDVPLSRIAKEVGTPYYVYSHASLLRQYRAYDQAFEGIPHIIAFAMKANSNLAVLRLMAREGSGVDIVSGGELFRALRAGVPSRKVVFAGVGKGPDEIRDALKADILMFNVESAAELHTINDVAAGLGCRARVALRINPDIDPKTHPYISTGLKKSKFGIAADRALDEFKLATSLPHIEVVGVHKHIGSQLTEVTPFVEALKKILLLAESVRAQGTHMQYINIGGGLGITYADEKPPKPKDLAAAIVPLIRETNCTLIMEPGRNIVGNAGALVTKVLYEKQGEAKRFLIIDAAMNDLLRPSLYGAYHEIKPVHQQFAQGASQTVDVVGPVCESGDFLAKDRAMTAVPAGELLAVLSAGAYGFVMASNYNSRPRVAEVLVKGNEVHVIRARETYEDLIRGETIPSFLS, encoded by the coding sequence ATGGAAGACTTTATCTATCGCCACAACGAGCTTTATTGTGAGGACGTGCCGCTGAGTCGAATCGCCAAGGAGGTGGGCACGCCCTACTATGTGTACAGCCACGCTTCTCTGCTTCGGCAGTACCGGGCTTACGATCAGGCGTTCGAGGGCATTCCCCATATCATTGCGTTTGCCATGAAGGCCAATTCTAATTTGGCCGTCTTACGCCTGATGGCCCGTGAGGGCAGTGGTGTGGACATCGTGTCGGGTGGGGAGCTCTTCCGCGCGCTACGAGCTGGGGTACCGTCCCGCAAGGTGGTATTTGCCGGAGTCGGAAAAGGGCCGGACGAGATCCGTGACGCCTTGAAAGCCGACATCTTGATGTTCAACGTGGAATCGGCTGCAGAGCTGCATACGATCAATGATGTGGCGGCTGGATTGGGGTGCCGTGCCCGGGTGGCACTGCGGATCAATCCGGACATCGATCCTAAGACGCACCCGTACATCTCGACCGGTCTCAAGAAAAGTAAATTCGGTATCGCTGCCGACCGCGCGCTGGACGAATTCAAATTGGCGACGTCGCTTCCGCATATCGAGGTCGTCGGAGTGCACAAACATATTGGCTCGCAGCTCACGGAGGTCACCCCGTTCGTCGAGGCATTGAAGAAAATTCTCTTGCTCGCAGAAAGTGTGCGTGCGCAGGGCACTCATATGCAGTACATCAACATCGGCGGTGGACTTGGTATTACCTACGCCGATGAAAAACCGCCGAAGCCTAAGGACTTGGCGGCGGCCATTGTGCCGCTCATCCGTGAAACGAACTGCACCCTGATTATGGAGCCCGGTCGGAATATCGTGGGGAATGCAGGCGCCCTGGTGACAAAGGTCTTATATGAAAAGCAGGGCGAGGCGAAACGGTTCCTCATTATCGATGCGGCGATGAATGATCTGCTACGCCCCAGTTTGTATGGAGCGTATCATGAGATTAAACCCGTCCATCAGCAGTTTGCTCAAGGGGCATCTCAGACGGTGGACGTTGTGGGCCCGGTTTGCGAATCTGGAGACTTTTTGGCCAAGGATCGGGCTATGACCGCCGTGCCGGCAGGAGAACTGCTGGCCGTGCTGAGTGCGGGAGCGTACGGTTTTGTCATGGCGTCGAATTATAACTCCCGGCCTCGGGTAGCGGAAGTGTTGGTAAAAGGAAACGAAGTACATGTGATTCGCGCGCGCGAGACGTACGAGGACTTGATTCGAGGGGAGACGATTCCATCGTTTCTCTCCTAA
- a CDS encoding glycerate kinase: MARALERMLGTRLQGGCVVTKYGHGGPTQRIQVLEAGHPIPDQAGQVATQRILAIARGLSADDLLFVVLSGGASSLLPAPAEGLSLTDKQRTTDVLLKSGADIRAVNAVRKHLSAIKGGRLAGATKARVETLVLSDVLGDDLASIGSGVTAPDPTTFADARMVLQQHHLWDRVPRPVRDHIGRGCRGEIRDTPKPGSRVFRRVHNEIVGNNQAAVDAAANAAWNDEVTPLVLTTTLTGEAREAARAFGALARQIVDRGRPLHRPCCIIAGGELTVTVRGSGTGGRAQEFALTAAKEIAGLEHVWVAGVGTDGTDGPTDAAGAVVDGTTWQRAASRGLQPARAVKNNDAYPLLKRLGHLITTGPTGTNVNDLYLLLVL; this comes from the coding sequence ATGGCTCGGGCGCTTGAGCGAATGCTAGGCACTCGATTGCAGGGCGGTTGTGTCGTGACAAAGTACGGGCATGGTGGTCCTACCCAACGAATCCAGGTACTCGAGGCCGGGCATCCGATACCCGACCAAGCGGGCCAGGTGGCAACCCAACGGATACTCGCTATTGCCAGGGGATTGAGCGCGGACGACCTGCTCTTCGTAGTCCTGTCGGGTGGCGCCTCCAGCCTTCTGCCGGCTCCTGCGGAAGGTTTGAGCTTGACGGACAAACAGCGAACGACAGATGTCCTCCTCAAGAGCGGGGCCGACATCCGAGCGGTGAACGCGGTCCGCAAGCACCTATCGGCTATCAAGGGGGGGCGGCTTGCAGGCGCAACCAAGGCTCGAGTCGAGACCCTCGTACTGTCCGACGTGTTGGGAGACGACCTGGCAAGCATCGGGTCGGGAGTGACCGCTCCTGATCCGACGACGTTTGCCGATGCGCGGATGGTGCTCCAACAACACCACCTGTGGGACCGGGTTCCTCGCCCGGTCCGAGACCATATCGGCCGGGGATGCCGCGGAGAGATCCGGGATACCCCCAAACCCGGCTCCAGGGTGTTTAGACGAGTACACAACGAGATCGTCGGAAATAACCAGGCGGCGGTTGATGCCGCGGCGAACGCCGCATGGAATGATGAGGTGACGCCCTTGGTCTTAACCACGACGTTGACTGGAGAGGCCCGTGAAGCAGCCCGGGCCTTCGGAGCCCTAGCGCGCCAAATCGTCGACCGAGGCCGACCGCTTCACCGGCCGTGCTGTATCATTGCCGGAGGTGAACTGACGGTGACTGTCCGAGGATCCGGTACCGGGGGGCGTGCCCAGGAGTTTGCGCTCACCGCTGCCAAGGAAATCGCCGGACTCGAACACGTCTGGGTGGCTGGCGTCGGCACGGACGGCACCGATGGTCCCACGGATGCGGCGGGTGCAGTCGTGGATGGGACGACTTGGCAACGCGCTGCGTCCCGTGGACTCCAGCCGGCGAGAGCCGTGAAGAACAACGATGCGTATCCTTTGCTCAAACGTCTCGGTCACCTCATTACCACAGGGCCTACCGGTACGAATGTAAACGACCTCTACTTATTGCTGGTTCTCTAG
- the argH gene encoding argininosuccinate lyase, with the protein MAKAWVGRFGEATDRLVERFTSSLSFDQRLYPFDIQGSIAHCRTLERAGVLTAAESKILIRGLDQVRTELDRGRFKFQEGDEDIHMAVERRLTELVGSVGGKVHTGRSRNDQVATDIRLYLREILRRMIDRLTAFQRAFVEQARTNMDVVMPGYTHLQRAQPVLVAHHFLAYVEMIERDKGRLRDALKRVNVLPLGSGALAGSNYPVDRQYAAQLLGFPRLTENSLDAVSDRDFVVEVLASLSLVMMHLSRLSEELILWMAQEFRFVMLPDRFCTGSSMMPQKKNPDVPELVRGKTGRVYGSLMGVLTTLKGLPLSYNRDLQEDKEALFDAVDTTEACVEVLTELVKGLSINRDALARAVGSGGLLATELADYLVTKGIPFRETHAIVGRIVRDCLQSGQELTTLSLKELRHFCDRFGPDVSERLSVQGAIDRKRQIGGTAKRSVEARLAIWEKRLRE; encoded by the coding sequence ATGGCCAAGGCCTGGGTCGGGCGATTCGGCGAGGCCACCGACCGCCTCGTCGAGCGCTTTACGTCGTCTCTCTCATTCGATCAACGGCTGTACCCGTTTGATATTCAGGGGAGTATCGCACATTGTCGGACGCTCGAACGAGCCGGGGTGCTCACGGCGGCGGAGTCCAAGATATTGATTCGAGGCCTGGACCAGGTTCGCACCGAGTTAGATCGAGGCCGATTCAAATTTCAGGAGGGTGACGAAGACATTCACATGGCCGTCGAGCGACGGCTCACGGAACTCGTCGGTTCGGTCGGTGGAAAGGTGCACACAGGCCGCAGCCGCAACGATCAAGTGGCGACCGATATCCGGTTGTATCTCAGGGAAATACTCCGACGGATGATCGATCGCTTGACGGCCTTCCAGCGGGCATTCGTCGAGCAAGCCCGTACTAATATGGATGTCGTGATGCCCGGGTATACGCATTTACAACGCGCGCAGCCGGTGCTGGTCGCGCACCATTTCCTTGCGTACGTGGAGATGATTGAGCGCGACAAAGGGCGTCTCCGCGATGCGCTCAAACGTGTGAATGTGCTACCGCTGGGGTCCGGTGCGCTCGCTGGTTCCAACTACCCCGTGGACCGCCAGTACGCCGCTCAACTGTTGGGATTCCCACGTCTGACGGAAAACAGTTTGGATGCCGTGTCCGACCGCGATTTCGTCGTCGAGGTCTTGGCGAGCCTGTCGCTGGTCATGATGCATCTTTCCCGGCTCAGCGAAGAATTGATTCTCTGGATGGCCCAGGAATTCCGGTTTGTCATGCTGCCGGATCGCTTCTGTACCGGTAGCAGCATGATGCCGCAGAAAAAAAATCCGGATGTCCCCGAACTGGTGCGAGGAAAAACCGGACGGGTCTATGGAAGTCTTATGGGTGTTCTCACCACGCTCAAAGGTCTGCCGTTGAGTTACAATCGCGATCTTCAGGAGGACAAGGAAGCGCTGTTCGATGCGGTGGACACGACGGAAGCCTGCGTGGAGGTCTTGACGGAACTCGTGAAGGGGTTGTCGATCAATCGGGACGCCCTGGCAAGGGCGGTTGGCTCCGGAGGGTTGTTGGCGACAGAGTTGGCGGATTATCTGGTCACGAAAGGCATCCCGTTTCGCGAAACACATGCCATCGTCGGCCGCATTGTTCGTGACTGCCTTCAGAGTGGCCAAGAGCTGACCACGCTGTCTTTGAAGGAATTGCGGCATTTTTGCGATCGATTTGGGCCAGATGTGAGCGAGCGACTCTCGGTCCAGGGAGCGATTGACAGAAAACGACAGATCGGAGGGACCGCCAAAAGATCGGTGGAGGCGCGTCTGGCTATTTGGGAAAAACGGCTGCGAGAATGA
- the dapB gene encoding 4-hydroxy-tetrahydrodipicolinate reductase gives MVNVVVVGAAGRMGARLVALVHAAAGTRLVGATEGKGHPSLGRDAGEQAGCGRVDVLIEDDLSAVLDRCDVVIDFSAPASTLANLKAIVSRRRAAVVGTTGFLPAELAQFHELARQVPCVFSPNMSVGVNVLFKVLGEVAHALGDEYDIEVVEAHHRLKKDAPSGTALKIADVLAAAMKRDLAEVAVYARKGMIGERTRTEIGIQTIRAGDIVGDHTVLFGGPGERVEITHRAHSRDAFAGGAVRAAQWVVGQAPGIYDMQDVLGLG, from the coding sequence ATGGTTAACGTCGTCGTGGTCGGGGCTGCAGGTCGAATGGGTGCGAGGCTGGTGGCCCTGGTGCATGCCGCGGCTGGGACGAGGTTGGTCGGTGCCACAGAAGGAAAAGGGCATCCCTCGCTCGGCCGCGACGCTGGGGAGCAGGCTGGCTGTGGTCGCGTGGATGTTCTCATTGAAGATGATCTGTCGGCGGTGCTTGATCGGTGCGATGTAGTCATCGATTTTAGTGCACCCGCCTCCACGCTCGCCAATCTCAAGGCTATCGTGTCTCGCCGACGGGCGGCGGTGGTGGGCACGACGGGATTCTTGCCAGCCGAACTGGCGCAGTTCCACGAGTTGGCGAGGCAGGTACCCTGCGTCTTCTCGCCGAACATGAGCGTTGGGGTCAATGTGCTCTTCAAGGTCCTCGGCGAGGTGGCGCATGCACTGGGCGACGAATATGACATCGAGGTGGTCGAAGCGCATCATCGGCTGAAGAAAGACGCTCCCAGCGGCACGGCGCTGAAAATTGCCGACGTGCTCGCCGCAGCGATGAAACGAGATCTGGCTGAGGTTGCCGTATACGCGAGGAAGGGCATGATCGGCGAGCGAACGCGCACCGAGATCGGAATACAGACGATTCGTGCGGGCGACATCGTCGGGGATCATACGGTGTTGTTCGGTGGGCCGGGTGAGCGCGTGGAGATCACTCATCGAGCGCACAGTCGAGATGCATTTGCAGGGGGAGCCGTACGAGCGGCACAGTGGGTGGTAGGGCAAGCCCCTGGCATCTATGACATGCAGGATGTGCTCGGACTCGGATGA
- the tal gene encoding putative transaldolase, with amino-acid sequence MKIFLDTANVKEIQEAADMGLLDGVTTNPSLVVKEGRSFRDMLEEICRIVDGPISAEVVSLDADSMVKEGRDLAKIHKNIVVKVPLIPEGLKATKKLASEGIRVNVTLCFSPTQALLAAKAGAWCVSPFIGRLDDVSADGMALIRQIVTIYENYDFQTYVLVASVRHPQHVVEAALAGGHIATMPYAVFQQLFKHPLTDIGLKKFLADWESRGQK; translated from the coding sequence ATGAAAATCTTCCTCGACACTGCCAACGTCAAAGAGATCCAGGAAGCCGCCGACATGGGGTTGCTCGATGGGGTGACGACCAATCCGTCTCTCGTTGTCAAGGAAGGACGGAGCTTTCGCGACATGCTTGAGGAGATTTGCCGTATCGTCGATGGTCCGATCAGTGCCGAGGTCGTCAGTTTGGACGCCGACAGCATGGTCAAGGAGGGGCGGGACCTCGCAAAGATCCACAAAAACATCGTCGTCAAAGTCCCTCTCATCCCCGAAGGCCTGAAAGCCACAAAGAAGTTGGCTTCGGAAGGAATCAGGGTCAACGTGACGCTCTGTTTCTCGCCGACGCAAGCCTTACTGGCCGCCAAGGCGGGTGCGTGGTGCGTCTCGCCGTTTATCGGACGATTGGATGACGTCAGCGCCGATGGCATGGCCCTCATCCGGCAAATCGTCACGATCTACGAAAACTACGACTTCCAGACCTACGTGCTGGTGGCCAGCGTACGCCATCCCCAGCATGTTGTGGAGGCAGCCCTGGCCGGCGGCCATATTGCAACCATGCCCTATGCCGTGTTCCAGCAGCTTTTCAAGCACCCGCTGACGGATATCGGGCTCAAGAAGTTTCTGGCTGATTGGGAATCACGAGGACAAAAATAA
- a CDS encoding uracil-DNA glycosylase, translating to MNAVFNRARLRAVMTTIPLLNTRIVECTLCPRLVRYRRDVASAKRKQFQNWTYWGRPVPGFGDPEARLYVLGLAPAAHGGNRTGRVFTGDRSGDWLYEALHRFSFANQPTSTDRHDGLRLCDCYIGAAVRCAPPDNKPLPAEFDACRTYVVRELALLQRTRVVVVLGKIAFDHYFKACRELGRFPSKPTPKFGHGIRYTLPWDIALLCSYHPSQQNTFTGKLTRTMFHDVFREARTLIGAYGGSRARPESAGPGRHDG from the coding sequence ATGAATGCCGTTTTCAATCGTGCTAGACTGCGCGCTGTAATGACCACTATTCCGCTGCTCAACACAAGGATCGTTGAGTGCACACTGTGCCCACGGTTGGTACGCTACCGAAGGGATGTCGCATCAGCCAAACGCAAGCAATTCCAGAACTGGACGTACTGGGGCAGACCGGTGCCGGGGTTTGGAGATCCCGAGGCACGGTTGTATGTGCTGGGACTTGCACCCGCGGCTCACGGAGGAAATCGCACCGGGCGAGTGTTTACAGGCGACCGCAGCGGTGATTGGCTGTACGAGGCCCTGCATCGCTTTAGCTTCGCGAACCAGCCGACATCCACCGATCGTCACGACGGGCTACGCCTCTGCGACTGTTACATCGGGGCAGCCGTCCGATGCGCACCGCCCGACAACAAACCCCTACCGGCTGAATTCGATGCATGCAGAACTTACGTCGTGCGAGAATTAGCCCTACTGCAGCGTACCCGTGTGGTGGTGGTACTTGGGAAGATCGCCTTCGATCATTACTTCAAGGCGTGCCGGGAGCTTGGTCGCTTCCCCTCCAAACCTACCCCAAAATTCGGACACGGCATACGATACACGTTGCCATGGGATATCGCACTCCTCTGCTCCTACCATCCGAGCCAGCAGAACACGTTTACCGGAAAGTTGACCCGCACGATGTTTCACGACGTTTTTCGGGAGGCTCGAACCCTGATCGGTGCGTATGGAGGAAGTCGCGCCAGGCCGGAGTCCGCTGGACCCGGCCGGCACGATGGATAA
- the dapA gene encoding 4-hydroxy-tetrahydrodipicolinate synthase, giving the protein MFTGSLVAIVTPFRKGQVDERALGDLIEFQIAQGTDGIVPCGTTGESATLTHAEHDRVVAFSVEVAKKRVPVIAGTGSNSTEEAIALTRHAKGAGADGALLITPYYNKPTQEGLFRHYQAVADAVNLPLVLYNIPGRTGVNMAPATVARLARCSNIVAIKEGSGSVQQASEIIQLCGDRITVLAGDDALTLPMMALGGKGVITVTANIVPKDMASMVDAALTDRWDEARKFHYKLSPLFTALFYETNPIPVKEALAMVGKIDPELRLPLCRMANETRDKLARVLKDLALI; this is encoded by the coding sequence ATGTTTACCGGATCTTTGGTTGCGATCGTTACGCCATTTCGAAAGGGACAAGTCGACGAGCGTGCACTGGGCGATCTGATCGAGTTCCAGATTGCCCAAGGGACAGACGGCATCGTGCCATGTGGCACAACAGGCGAGTCCGCCACGTTGACCCATGCAGAACATGACCGCGTGGTGGCCTTTTCGGTGGAGGTAGCCAAGAAGCGGGTGCCTGTCATTGCCGGCACCGGCTCAAACAGCACTGAGGAAGCCATCGCGCTGACCCGGCACGCGAAAGGGGCCGGGGCCGATGGCGCGCTGCTGATCACTCCCTATTACAACAAGCCGACCCAGGAGGGGCTGTTTCGGCACTACCAGGCAGTGGCGGATGCCGTCAATTTGCCACTCGTGCTGTACAACATCCCCGGACGGACCGGGGTGAACATGGCGCCAGCGACGGTGGCCCGTCTGGCTCGTTGTTCCAACATCGTCGCTATCAAGGAGGGCAGTGGGTCAGTTCAACAAGCCTCCGAGATCATCCAATTATGCGGCGATCGCATCACGGTCCTCGCGGGGGACGACGCATTAACCCTGCCAATGATGGCGCTTGGAGGAAAAGGCGTGATCACCGTCACTGCCAATATCGTCCCCAAGGACATGGCGAGCATGGTCGATGCTGCGCTAACCGATCGTTGGGACGAGGCGCGGAAATTTCATTATAAGCTCTCCCCTCTCTTTACGGCATTGTTCTATGAAACGAATCCCATCCCGGTCAAGGAAGCCCTTGCCATGGTAGGGAAAATCGACCCCGAGCTCCGTCTACCTCTTTGCCGGATGGCGAATGAGACTCGAGACAAACTTGCGCGTGTCCTCAAAGACCTCGCGCTTATCTAG